The Apium graveolens cultivar Ventura chromosome 11, ASM990537v1, whole genome shotgun sequence genome has a window encoding:
- the LOC141697142 gene encoding tubulin beta-1 chain yields MREILHIQGGQCGNQIGSKFWEVICDEHGVDPTGRHLSGGEFSDIQLERINVYYNEASGGRYVPRAVLMDLEPGTMDSIRSGPYGQIFRPDNFVFGQSGAGNNWAKGHYTEGAELIDSVLDVVRKEAENCDCLQGFQVCHSLGGGTGSGMGTLLISKIREEYPDRMMLTFSVFPSPKVSDTVVEPYNATLSVHQLVENADECMVLDNEALYDICFRTLKLSTPSFGDLNHLISATMSGVTCCLRFPGQLNSDLRKLAVNLIPFPRLHFFMVGFAPLTSRGSQQYISLTVPELTQQMWDSKNMMCAADPRHGRYLTASAMFRGKMSTKEVDEQMINVQNKNSSYFVEWIPNNVKSSVCDIPPTGLKMASTFVGNSTSIQEMFRRVSEQFTAMFRRKAFLHWYTGEGMDEMEFTEAESNMNDLVSEYQQYQDATAEEEEDYEDEAEEEQYN; encoded by the exons ATGAGAGAGATCCTTCACATTCAAGGAGGCCAATGCGGCAACCAAATCGGGTCCAAGTTCTGGGAAGTCATCTGCGACGAGCACGGCGTGGATCCTACTGGCCGTCATCTCAGCGGCGGAGAATTCTCCGATATTCAGCTTGAGAGAATTAATGTTTACTATAATGAAGCTTCAGGCGGTCGATATGTTCCCAGAGCTGTTCTCATGGATCTGGAGCCTGGTACTATGGATAGTATCCGATCCGGTCCCTATGGTCAGATTTTCAGGCCTGATAACTTTGTTTTTGGTCAGTCTGGTGCTGGCAATAATTGGGCTAAAGGTCATTATACTGAAGGCGCTGAACTTATTGATTCTGTTCTCGATGTTGTTCGCAAAGAAGCTGAGAATTGTGACTGCTTGCAAG GTTTCCAGGTGTGCCACTCACTTGGTGGAGGCACAGGCTCTGGCATGGGAACTCTTTTGATTTCAAAGATAAGGGAGGAGTATCCAGACAGGATGATGCTCACATTTTCTGTTTTTCCTTCACCAAAGGTCTCTGACACGGTTGTGGAACCATACAATGCTACACTGTCAGTGCACCAGCTCGTGGAAAATGCTGATGAGTGTATGGTTCTTGACAATGAGGCACTATATGACATTTGCTTCAGGACCTTGAAGCTCAGCACTCCAAGTT TTGGTGATTTGAACCATCTGATCTCTGCAACTATGAGTGGAGTGACATGCTGCTTGAGATTTCCTGGCCAGCTCAACTCAGATCTGCGGAAGCTTGCTGTTAATCTGATTCCATTCCCACGTTTACATTTCTTCATGGTGGGCTTTGCTCCACTTACTTCGCGTGGATCGCAACAATACATATCCCTCACCGTCCCTGAGCTGACTCAACAAATGTGGGACTCCAAGAACATGATGTGTGCTGCTGACCCGCGTCATGGTCGCTATTTGACTGCTTCAGCCATGTTTAGGGGAAAAATGAGCACGAAAGAAGTGGATGAACAGATGATTAATGTGCAAAATAAGAACTCATCATACTTCGTGGAGTGGATCCCTAACAATGTCAAGTCAAGTGTGTGTGATATTCCACCTACAGGCCTGAAGATGGCTTCCACCTTTGTTGGGAACTCCACTTCAATTCAGGAGATGTTTAGGAGAGTTAGTGAGCAGTTCACAGCTATGTTCCGGCGCAAGGCTTTTTTGCACTGGTATACTGGCGAGGGAATGGATGAAATGGAATTCACTGAGGCAGAGAGCAATATGAATGATCTGGTGTCAGAGTACCAGCAATACCAGGATGCAACAGCTGAGGAAGAGGAAGACTATGAAGATGAAGCGGAAGAGGAGCAGTACAATTAA
- the LOC141697635 gene encoding uncharacterized protein LOC141697635 — protein sequence MAVTSYNNNGERYERYNFNATEDDYIVCDILINLEALIQNSNPEAEPPISNGSSSSSSYEPTWSIKARNLSEPLWHNKKKRSALESPPSPPPPPRIKVKNEGNKFESRITGDDVKTIKQDNMVYSPSSPLSYEPNDDNINNNDIRSNHHFKHKSKKRKVEDWEYQIRELEQTKKQLKLSLDNVRRYHQTLLELNTKFKAKRDEKNGELRRRKNVVNGGFGLNLQTGPRGLHQFPPVIGGTRQQKEEEEEEEEYHQKGTFNCYPLPFLQANAKLVQAAEARHRRKIKINSKKNSISLRIRTSS from the exons ATGGCTGTAACAAGTTACAACAACAATGGGGAGAGATACGAGAGATACAATTTCAATGCTACCGAAGATGATTATATTGTATGCGATATCTTGATCAATTTAGAAGCTTTAATTCAAAATTCGAATCCTGAAGCTGAACCCCCCATAAGTAATGGTAGTAGTAGCAGTAGTTCATATGAACCCACATGGTCAATCAAGGCAAGAAACTTAAGTGAGCCACTTTGGCACAACAAGAAGAAGAGATCTGCTCTGGAGTCTCCTCCCAGCCCCCCGCCGCCGCCGCGTATTAAGGTAAAGAATGAGGGAAATAAGTTTGAGAGTAGGATAACTGGAGACGACGTAAAGACCATCAAACAAGACAACATGGTGTATAGCCCATCTTCTCCTCTGAGCTATGAACCCAATGACGATAACATCAATAATAATGATATCCGCTCAAAccaccacttcaaacataaatcCAAGAAGAGG AAAGTTGAAGACTGGGAATACCAAATTCGAGAATTAGAGCAAACTAAAAAGCAGCTTAAACTG AGTTTGGATAATGTGAGAAGGTATCACCAGACACTGTTGGAGTTAAATACAAAATTTAAGGCAAAAAGAGATGAG AAAAATGGTGAGTTAAGGAGGAGAAAGAATGTTGTCAACGGGGGATTTGGCCTCAACTTGCAAACAGGGCCAAGGGGGCTTCACCAGTTTCCTCCTGTAATTGGTGGTACTAGGCAGCaaaaggaggaggaggaggaggaggaggaatATCATCAAAAAGGAACATTCAACTGCTATCCGCTCCCTTTTCTTCAAGCTAACGCTAAACTTGTCCAGGCTGCTGAGGCAAGACATAGAAGAAAGATCAAAATCAATTCTAAGAAGAATTCCATTTCTCTTAGGATACGAACCTCCTCTTAG